One genomic region from Eptesicus fuscus isolate TK198812 chromosome 4, DD_ASM_mEF_20220401, whole genome shotgun sequence encodes:
- the S100Z gene encoding LOW QUALITY PROTEIN: protein S100-Z (The sequence of the model RefSeq protein was modified relative to this genomic sequence to represent the inferred CDS: inserted 1 base in 1 codon): protein MDVSVFPHLSLAACTGSVSAAANLPTRLARATDTMIRIFHRYSCQEGDRFRVNKGEXKMLLQRELTDFLCQKDPQLIDKLMQDLDANKDKEVDFNEFVVRVAALTVACNDYFVEQLKKKGK from the exons ATGGACGTGTCCGTGTTTCCCCACCTGAGTTTGGCGGCCTGCACCGGCAGCGTCAGTGCTGCTGCCAACCTGCCCACCCGGCTGGCGAGGGCCACGGACACCATGATTAGGATCTTCCACCGCTACTCCTGCCAGGAAGGGGACAGATTCAGGGTCAACAAGGGGG TGAAGATGCTGCTGCAGAGAGAGCTCACGGA ttttttgtgccAAAAGGACCCTCAGTTGATTGATAAGCTAATGCAGGACCTGGACGCCAATAAGGACAAGGAAGTGGATTTTAATGAATTTGTGGTCAGGGTGGCAGCCCTGACAGTTGCTTGTAATGATTACTTTGTAGAACaactgaagaagaaaggaaagtag